The Ipomoea triloba cultivar NCNSP0323 chromosome 14, ASM357664v1 region ACCTCATAGTAGTAGAAAATATTAGCTTAATATATACAGAGTAATATATAAGAAATCTGCTCAAATACAGTCGCACTTTTTCGCGCGGTCGGTGCGTtatgttaacaaaatatatcactATTAGTAAAATGCACAAtaataaaatgcacaaaaacatcTCATAACTCTCTTgtcctaattgtgcattttcaaacactgtgtagtgtatatttgtatacatagtggtgcgttTTTGGTGGTGTGTActtaatgatgcatatttgtgttgtgcattttcttaacactagtggtgtattttgttaatactAGTGATATATACAGCACCAGGCATTTGAGCAAATTTTTATTAAGAAAAGCACAAcaataaaaatgcacaaaaacatcCGAATAACTCTCAtgcccctaattgtgcattttcaaacactgtgtggtgcatatttgcatactagtggtgtgttttttgtgaTGTGTTCCTAATAATGGTGCCCCCAATAACTTCCATGTACATAATTGTGCATTTTCAAACGTTGTGTGGTGCATATTTGCATATTAGTTGTGTGTGTTTTGGTGATGTGTAACTAATGGTGCCCCATATTTGTGTTCTGCATGCACTTTCTTAATATTAGTGGTgcattttgttaacactagtggtgtatacGGCACCGACTGCACTAGAAGAAGTCGCATCACTTAAACTCtgctttaatatataaaatatattattagaaaaaatctTACACACCGTCACGTTGGCGACATTAGCGTACAGAATGCCGTACCCCGTGTCGACTTCTCCGAAGAATTCGTCGTCGGTGTACCGGAGGAAGCAATACTCGTACCAAATCCTGGAATCGACGCGGTCGGGGCAGCGTTTTCTGATCTCCTTAGCGGCTTCTTGGATGCAAGACGAGCAGTCCTTGGAGCTAACGTCGCCTCGGCACTGACCCAGACCGTAGATTTTGTTACCGGAGCCGCCGTACGCGGCGGTGGCGTAGCCAGCTTTCGACGCCgctgggaccaaattggttagcAGTTTAAGGATGTTTGTTGATGTTTGGGAGTTGAGGTTTTTGCTGGCGGTGTTGCAGAACAGACCAGAAGGGTCGGTGGATTGTGCAGTGAAAATGGTGCAGCAAAAGGAggcaagaagaagaaggtgaCGTAATAGCGCCATTGATTATTTGTGGTCGAACTATGTTGGTATCGTCGTAtaataaatagtactccatCCGTCCTGTCTGGGTTGGTTAACGAGGATGGActgaattaaattttaatataattttttataatatcaaatttagtactagtataaaaaatttatatatttacaaattattctaaaaatattattaaacaaaaaaattaaatttaaaaataagtaaaaaatactaaaataaataaataagaaagagTTAATTTGACCCCTACATAGTAATTAGGAtagataaaatgagatagaggGTATAATATAATGTTCCATCGCAGCCATTGTTGACGCATATATGAATCCAAAAATGTCAACAAAGATGCAAGTTGATAGTCATTAATTTGGACATCATGGCTCGGACtggaataataattttagtttgTAGTATTGCTTAGTTAGTTATTCCCAGCTCATGCATGTGGTCACAAGggcaattattattttttacttttcaaatCAATgcataaagaataaaaaataataagaaaagaatCTATAATCCAAAAGACTAGTTCAACAATGTTGTGTATGTCTCATGTGTTAAGGAGAATAGCATATGTAAGAGCCTAGTAGAGGGTACATAGTAACGGAGCGCAATCATGAATTAAGAGTACGATACGCTAGTACAAGagtaattttgtaaatttgCATTACGATGGCCTATAAATATGATGCTTGTAACACTAGATATTtgattatcaaaattaataaaagatttATTTGCTCTCGTGGTCGTAGAATCTAGatgcctttaaaaaaaaaaaatctaggtGAAGGAATTCTGACTTGGAATAATTGGTGGAAAGTAATGTCCCTGCATTAACTCTGATGTGGTACAAATATCTTTTGTTCCGTTTGGATATATGTGGTCACGAATTTTATGAAATGAAACACTATATTgttacatataattaatttcatcaCTGCaggttaataataatatataatgcaaaattataagaattagattATTGCAGTATAGCCAAAAGCTttatggtcaagcggcatgaagtgattcttccAAGTGGGAGGTATGGGTTCAAGCccctcagtgggggcaatgttgattttgttgggcttcagtaggttgagaaagtatatggacagatactacatgtaacagggtcaatagtattcaaaaaaaaaaattattgcagtataaattaaatatataattcgtGTTTTATTTAATAGCCAATTATCTCATAtttatcataaaaatatatagtgccatcttaaaatttaaaaattttcataattattttcaatttcttgCAAGCACGAATAACCTAAATCATTTACGtttaataaacatttttaaaatttaaattgaaaaaacaacacttttcatgactaaattatatgaaaataatatttgtttgtCCCTTAATTATGCTTGTTGTTAATTACTTTTGTACTTCAATTGTCTACGAAATGATTTTTTCACCTATTAgttctattattattgtttggttaaaAATCACTTTgtgaaaaaaatagttaaaatcacTTTGTAGATAATTGATGGACAAAAAATGATGATATTATAATCGAATGATTAAAAAAAGTGCTATTTTCCTATCATTTATGAAGGaaagtattattttcctcatttttaaaaaataatttgtttacatggaattaaattaaaaagagtTATTACCCATGGGTAGTAAGTAAAATGGCATGGCAGGCTTCCTTTATAACTAGCCCTAGTATACGAGGTTTGAATATATCTTGATGCTTGAGAAAATTCGTGgtcaaacaaacaaacaaagggGTATTATTGATTTAAATGAAATTCGAGAGTTTAATGTGCAAGTTAAATAATCAAAAGCTAAGagtataattattgtttttaattctttaatggtttaggactttaagggttttaaagaaaaaaaaaaaagtatacttACTGTTATTCACATGCATGGTAGGTAAGATTtcaaagaagaaattaaatgaaTTGGAGATTTGGAACACATGAACTTGGGCTACGCTTTGACGCTCCAATGCTATGGTTTATTGATTAGAtcattaaatatacatacatatgtatatagagAGGGGTAGGTTTCCATACGGACAGAATTTTCAGTGTGACCGTGTGATTACTCACCATtaggtatgttttttttttttaggtgtatttgtgcattttattATGGTGTATAAACACTGTGcagtgcatttatgcatacctaatagtATAATCCATACCGGTAGCATGAAAAGTCCTATCCGCATTTGATCcagtatgtatatgtgtgtctATATggtgaccaaaaaaaaaaaagaggaaaacaaGAAGCTGCATAAATATAGATCAAATCACACTAATAGGGTCGATCTGCAAACATTGTCGAAATCCTTCgggttttttgaaaaaaatgaagaCACAATTGAAATTCATCATGATGTGTAACTATCCAGACATCCAGTCTATACAACTAGTAAGTATTAACCTccctaaaatgtgtcaatttgaATAATGTTGGCCTCAATCGATGTAATAACTCTCTTATTGCATGAAAAAGATGAACTTGGGAATTCTTTGCACTTGTGCTGTCAAAATTATCTAATCCAACTCATCTTAACCTTTCTCACAACCAAGTTGCAAATCATAATACACAGCTCACAACTAAGTTTGAAACTTTtgttaatttgtattttttaaaaatactactgactctattacaacacaatatttattcataactactttctcaacctattaaagcacaaagagtgaaTATCACATCAATTggtaatttgtatttaattatactatttgactatatataggaaaaaaaaaacccacacGACCCTACGGTGCCATGTTAACTTGTCTATTAGTTGGCAATTGTCAACCACTTTCTAGTACTTCTTCATTGACTATCAAGAAAGCATCTAATCTTATGCAGtcaatttttttagattaaattttataattggttaaaattacataaaaggttcaattcttatattaaattacaaaatctaaaattatttcttttgacCATAAAATAATGTTCTTTTCACCCAAACatcatatatacaatatattacATAATAACATAAACAAATCAATCACCTTATAAAACGAATTTCTAACACAtatcaaaaaagaaattataactTGAACAAGTTGTTGAGATTTCACTAAGTAATGTTTAATATTAGAATTTAAACCTTAAAATTATCATTATTGATTTTACGACTTTGACAACTGATGACTTGCCAacacaaataattaaagaataaaatgaaatttatttaaaagtactTGACAAACCAAGAGCTATTTTATTGCCTTTCAAATAAAGATGAATATCTCATTTACATACCatttttcaaagtatatatatatagcttaaaGTATCAATTATGGGCTCAAACTGAATATGAGAAGTAGATTACCCCAAATCAAAGATTCTAATTACAAGTTAAGTTTCTTTATGTATTCTAATTACAAGTTAAGTTTCTAAAACATAAAGAAAGTAATATCCAAAACAATAAGGAAAACGATATCTTAAAACTAACTCaaaaatcttttatatatacttCTCATAAATGAGATAATAATGTGTCACTCAAGTTTCAAACTATACTGAATTTGGACTGACATAACGTGTCCctcaaatttcaaattatattggACTTAGGCTGTCCACTGGAACCGAGTCCGATCGAATACTAAATCGTTTGAGcactattgactttgttacaatgcagtatttattcatatctactttctcaacctactgaagcacacaaaatcaataatgattgattttttttgtttgactataaattgtttaaaattcaaACCCAAGACCTAGTGTTTTAATTCCACTAACGAGACAATAATTATGGGAAAGAAAAggtttaaataaaaacaattggGTGTAATTAAACTAACTAAATATTCAGACATTGCAAATGGTAATCCGGCGCAGGAAAAGACGCGAATGAATGCGGTAATCGCGGAGAGGAATCAGCTAAATTCACTCTTCTGTAATCTATATAGAAAACGAGCTAATTAAAGATTAAAGCGAATTTAGAAACCCCTTTTTTCGTCAATCGTTGATTCCTTTCCTTACAGATAAAGATTCCTAGCTACTGCATTTACTCTCTCTGCAACCCAAAACTTCAGAgccaaaagagagagagagagagaggggaaatggaggaggaagaagggGAAGAGTACCTTTTCAAGATCGTAGTAATCGGCGACTCAGCGGTGGGCAAATCCAACTTGCTATCGCGATTCGCGAGGGACGAATTCGACCACAACTCCAAAGCCACCATTGGAGTGGAGTTCCAGACGCAGGTAGTGGAAGTCGACGGGAAAGAGGTGAAAGCGCAGGTGTGGGACACCGCTGGCCAAGAACGGTTCCGCGCCGTCACGTCGGCGTACTACAGGGGCGCCGTCGGGGCCCTCATTGTCTATGACATCACACGGAGGATAACTTTTGAGAACATCAAACGCTGGCTCGAAGAGCTCAACAGTATGCCCATCCAAATCCCTCGTTTCTGTCTTTCTGCTTTGAATTTGTTTCTCTGTGCTTTAATTTTGGATCTGGGTAGTTTGGGAATACTTAAAGCTGCTAGCTTTACTTGATCTTGAATTCTTCTTTCCTAATTGACCTAAATTGGGCTGCATTTCATTAACCTgagtatatataaacaattcTTCAGCTAGTCTTTATTTGGTTCTCTGTTATTTACCATTATAGATTTAATAACTCATCTTGTCTTGGTTGAGAAATTCTTAGATGTGTAATTGTCTGATTAGCTGTTCAGGTATGGTTGAATTCAGAACAAgaacatgattttattttattttttttttaattttgtgagtGAGAAATTGGCAGTTGAGTTGAGGGGATTTTGTATATTGATCTGAAAACATGGCAGCTGTGGATGTGTTGGAGTTAGAATCCATAATTCACTGATGATTATACCTGTTTCTGGATTCTACAGCTTCTAGTTTTGATTCTCAAACATGGCAGTTGTGGATGGTAGCCATATTTGTGAAAGATTTTGCCAGCTCTATCTCAATTCTATTGTTTTGTATGTCTCATATGATAGTGTTGAACGGAGGCACATTGCTGAACTacataaattttcttttactttctaTCATTGTTTTCGGTTTTTGTTCTCGTTCATCTCAGCATCTATAGTAGCTAATTAGTTGCATTATAGAGCATTTTCATCTCTCTCTGCACagcttttttgttggtagtgctAAACAGGGTAGTTGATGCCTTTTTGTGACCAATAAGCTGTCTGAAAAATGAGGAAGACTttgatttctattttgtttCAGTTCTTAATAGACGTTGCCCTCGGTTTATTACCTTTTAACGGTTCAAAATAGCTTCGGGTGTTTGTTATTCTGTCTTTGTGCAGTCTAAAGTTTCAACCTTTCCTTGTGCGTGTTTGTGTGTTCTTGTATGACCTTAGGGAGTTTATTAACAATTGGCAGAATGATGGTGCAGCTCATTGTGATACTACGGTGGCAAGGATGCTGGTTGGAAACAAGTGCGATTTGGAGAGCATTCGAGACGTGAGCGTGGAAGAGGGCAAGCTCCTTGCGGAAGAGGAAGGATTGTTCTTCATAGAGACGTCCGCCCTCGACTCCACCAACGTCAACACCGCCTTCGA contains the following coding sequences:
- the LOC116004953 gene encoding cysteine-rich repeat secretory protein 55-like, which encodes MALLRHLLLLASFCCTIFTAQSTDPSGLFCNTASKNLNSQTSTNILKLLTNLVPAASKAGYATAAYGGSGNKIYGLGQCRGDVSSKDCSSCIQEAAKEIRKRCPDRVDSRIWYEYCFLRYTDDEFFGEVDTGYGILYANVANVTDPESFNKKLGNLVDGISKEAVVPENRGLGKGKTKLSDFLTLYALVQCTRDLSPVNCAQCLAIAVGNNFPGFCNEKKGCRVLYSSCYVRYELYPFYFPLDPPEKSTGAGWEARNYRSTVVHKRN
- the LOC116005308 gene encoding ras-related protein RABA5b-like; protein product: MEEEEGEEYLFKIVVIGDSAVGKSNLLSRFARDEFDHNSKATIGVEFQTQVVEVDGKEVKAQVWDTAGQERFRAVTSAYYRGAVGALIVYDITRRITFENIKRWLEELNTHCDTTVARMLVGNKCDLESIRDVSVEEGKLLAEEEGLFFIETSALDSTNVNTAFEIVIREIYKNVSRKLLNSDSYKAELSVNRVSLANGADMSKQNRSSYACCSSSS